The Thermoplasmata archaeon DNA window TGTTTCCGACGAGGGTTGGAACGGGGCCCTACATGCCTGCTAAGGATTGGCCTGTCTATCGGCCAACTTTGGTTCGCGTGATCGGCGCTCATTTGCGATGGGTTACAGCCGATTCTCGTCCTTACTTGAAAGCACTTTTCGAAGCCACCCGAATGAACTCGGTGATTGACTTCATCTTGGCCGTCTCCTTCGCCGAGACAATATTGAAGTGTGGGCTCAAGCAGATACACAGCCACTTCGGTGATCACAAGTTATTTATCGCCTACTTTTGCGGCCTTCTAACCGGGCTCCCGGTCTCTGCTACAATTCACGCGTACGAGCTCTACGACAACCCGAACCCGCGCATGTTTAAACATGCGCTTTCGAAAATCGACGCCATCGTGACGATTGCAGAGCATAATCGCTCCGTGCTGACCGACACGTGGGGAGCCCCGGCGGAGAAAATTTCGGTTGTTCCAATGTTCGCCGACATCCCCCCAGACCCGCAACACGAGCCTAACGGTCAAGGGAAAGTGATTATTCTTACTGTTGCTCGGCTCGTAGAGAAAAAAGGCCACTCGACCCTCCTGCGGGCAATTTCTCGCCTGCCAAAGAACTACGAAGCGTGGCTAGTCGGGTCAGGACCATTGAACATCGAAGCCTTGGCAATCCGGCTTGGCGTCGCAGACCGCGTGAGAATTCTTGGCCGAGTCAGTAATGCAGAACTGGACCAACTTTACAGACGCGCTGATATCTTCTGTCTTGCATCCGAGACCGCAGGGACCGGCGATCGTGAGGGGATCCCCGTTGCCCTGATGGAAGCGATGGCGCATGCGCTTCCGGTTGTCGCGACCAAGCACGCCGGCATCCCCGAGCTCGTTGAAGAGATACTAGTATCGGAACGCGATCCCGATCAGCTTTCTGAAGCGCTCTGGAGACTCGGCGCGGACGCAGCACTCCGCAGCAAATCGGGTCAGCGAAACTACCGAATTGTGCAAAACCGATTCTCGCGGGATAACGTTCTTCTACTAAAATCAATCTTCGAGAGTCTCGTGCGATGATCCTAAGAAAACGAACCATCCACTGTTGTCTAATCGTGTTGGCCCTCATCAACATCGTCTTTCGATACCCAGTTGATGTTACGCATGAATTAGGTGCCGACACCACATTCGTGCACTCCCTCACAGCGAGCATTGTTCAGGAAGGGCGTGCCTCATGGATCCTGCATCCTTTCTCCTATTTCGGGCTCTACGCGCTATCCTATCCCAGTGCAGTCCCGTTCATTTTCGCGAGCGGTACGGAAACTAGTGGCGCACCCATAGAATTGATGACACTCCTGTTCGGGTGGCTTGTCGCCGTTGTCGGGTGCCTGGGCTCGTTCATTTTCGCAAGGACAATTCGGCGAGATGACTCGTTTGCCCTTCTTGTCGCCCTCCTGTTCCCGTTGGCTCCTTTCTTCATCAAGGACACATTTTGGGTTGCCTCCACTCGTGGATTTGTTGTGGGCTTGCTACCGGCGTTTCTCGCCCTACTCGTCACGTCAATGAGGAAGCAGGTATATCGGGAGGCGGCACTCGCCTTCATCCTCTTCATCTTGTTGGCCGCAATTCACAGAATGGGAGTCCTGTCTCTTTTCTTCTTGATCGCGTACATATTCGCGATCCCATTCCACAAGGTTACCCAGAGGCTTAGGTTCGCGCTTGTCAGATACGAGACGCAAACGCGATACGCAATCGCTGGGTCAGCCGTCGTCATCTTTCTCGGAATTTTCTACTTACAGTTCTTGTATCCAGGAATCTTAGGCGCGAACATCACTGACCAGTACCGCACAAGTGCATATCTCCAAGGCGACGCGTTTCCAATCTTGGTCGCAAACATGGGCGTTAGCTTGTCGGGGAAGGTGGGTCCCATGTTCGCCCTCGCACCTCTTGGACTTCTCGCCTATGTCTGGCGGCGCCCGAAAGAGGCTACGGACAAGTTTGTTCTGACCGCCACCCTCCTTTTTCTCCCTTTGCTTTCCCTCCGCGATTATATCGCGGAATTCCTAATTCCCCTCTTCATTTTCCTGTCGGTGTTTGGCCTCATGGCGCTGCGATTCAACCGGCGCAAGATCGTCACTGTCGCCCTCACTGTCGTAGTCCTTGGCTCGGCAGCATTCTCGTGGGGAATGAAGGACTACTGGAGCGGGCACTATGGAACCGACGCGGCGGTTTCTGATTCGTCGTACTCTGCCGCTCTCTTTCTACGATACAAGGCGTCGGGCACAATAGTTTCGAATGACGGTCTGATTGCCGGCCAGCTCGCGGCCTTCAGCGGAAGGCCCACTTTGCCACTGGGAGGCGCATCTCTTCACTGGACTGGTCCGCAAGAACTCCCGTGGCGATTCATTCCTCCCGAAGAGGTCCGTGTTCAGCTCGTCCCAGTCACAACCATCTCGTTCAACACCGACGAGATCTATGTTGCGCTTGGGCTTCGCAACGTAGAATCGGATTGGGAAGCAATGTTGTATTATGTTGAACCCGGCGTTGCGGAGCAGCAATTTCTCACATACGATGTGCACTACATTGCGGTCGACACGATGAGGCCTCATACCTTTCTCTCGTACGCATACGATAGGTCTTCTCTGTACCTTGCGTCCGTGCTCCCCTCTTCCTCATACATCGTGTACGAGAACGGAGCCGTGACAATCTGGTTCAGGGGATAGGCCGCGAAATTCACAGGCCAAGGGCTAGGGGCAAAGGGTTTCGAGTCCTACTGATTACCAATGCATACGCTCCACAGATTGGTGGAATTTCAGAGTATCTCGCGGAGCTCGTCCGAGGACTTAGGAGCCAAGGGATTGAGACGAAAATTTCCGCGATGCCAGAAAATTTCAATCGGCTTGACGAAACGGCGCGAGGAAGCAAGATTTGGTGGCGAACTGTTCATCTGATCTTCGTTGCAGCGTTCATAATCCAGTCGATTCGACGTGTTACTAGGCTCCAACGAGTGAGCCGCCCCCTGGTTGTCCACTCGCATAGCGCGAGTTATTGCTTGCTACTCGGCGTCCTTGCGAAGGCACTCGGTTCGCCAACAGCCCACACATTCCATTCTCCACTCGACAAGCCGTCAGCGTCGCTCGCTCGCCTGCTACCACGCACCGATGCGGTCGTTTTCGTGTCACAGGCTCTTCGTACACAATTCGGCTCTGTAGGCCTTCAAGCCACGAACGTAGTCGTCATCCCAGGAGCGGTCGATACGTCTCGGTTCCACCCGCCGAGCGTCGAGGAACGGAGAGCCGCGCGGACAAGGATCGGCGCGTGGCTCAACGATCCAACCCAAAGGCACATCCTACTTTTCGTTGGACGCGTCGTACCCGAAAAAGGAGTCGACGTCCTCATCGCCGCCTGCAAAGAAATATTCGAAGCAGATCCTCAGTCCAGCCTCCTCATTGTTGGCCCATTTGGTACAGACCCGAGTGGCAAGTCATTCATCGCCCGATGTCAAGCGGATATCCGAACGTACGCACTCCAAGGAAGGGTCGCAATGCCTGGTGCATTGTCTGCTGAGGACGTACTCGCCGCATATCAAGCAGCGGACATACTTGTGTGTCCATCCTCCTGGCCAGAGCCCGCCTCGGTCGCAGTTTCCGAGGGCATGGCGTGTGGGTTGCCCGTGATCGCGTCTCGGGTCGGCGGCCTCCACGAGCGGATAGACGAAGGCGTAACCGGCCTCTTGGTCCCCCCGAATGATCCCGGGGCGCTCGCGAAGGAGGTCCTACGGGTGCTCAAGGACCCGGATTTGGGGAGAACCCTCGCCAGGGAAGCGCGCACGAAGGCGCTCCGCGACTTGGACGGCAGAATGTTGTGCGCCCGTCATCTTGAGCTTTACAGCTCTCTCATAGACGCAATGCACCCCGAGTCGAAACAGAGAGGCTGACAGAATGCTGAGACAACCTCACTGCGGTCACACCAGATCTCTGGGCAGCGACCTGACGATTGTGGAGGGATCCGCTCGCGACTCATGGTGATTTCGGAGTTCATCGATTCACATTCCGCGGCGACCGCGGCAGGGACTAGGATACATGCCCTTCGAGAGTTCTTCACCGATAGAGGGTGGGACGTCCTCCTTGTGGTCCCAAGAGATGAAGAATCGGCGGAGGAGACGAGCCGAAACGATGGGCGCGTTCGACGCCTGACCACATACGAAACCCGACGGCAACAACTTCAGTCTCCCGCGGCGGTGATTGCGTTCCCGCTGAGCATTCGTGAATATGTCAACTCCTTTCGAGAATTCCGGCCAGACATTGTGGTCATCTCCGGATACTCTCCGTTCATCCTCATGGAGCCGTTGCTTGTTGCCAAGTTGCTCAGAATCCCTGTCGTGTTTGATGTGCTCGACTCGTGGATTCTGTTGGGCGAATTCCATCCCGGCCGGATTCGCAACTGGCTGCGGCGGTCCATCGAGAGGTTCGCGCTGTCTCGCGGCAACCTCGTGGTCGGTGTTACCAAGACCCAACTAGGGCTGCTTGCGGATCGCTACCGACTGAATTCCCAAACGTTGATGTTGGTACCACGAGGCGCGGATCTCTCCACTCGATCCGACGCGGGAGTTCGCCCGGACTACGACATCATTCATGTCGGGCCGCCACGCGACTATTACGATAATGACGGAATGCTCCAGTTCCTGGCCCGCCTGTCTTCCTTGCGTCGCAGTCTTCGCGTCCTCTTCCTTGGAATCGAAGAGGGACCCGTGAAAGCGAAGCTGGAGAGAGATCTCGCCGCTCACGGACTGACTGGAAACGCGGATCTCCGTCCCCCAGTTCCTTGGTCCGAGGTCGCGAGATGGACTTGCAGGGCGAAGTCGGGTCTGGTTGCCCTGACTAGGAACCCTCTCTATAAGGCCGCTGTGAGCACGAAGGCCTACGACTATCTTGTCGCCGGGATTCCAATCCTCTTCCTCGGTCCGTCGGATTCGGAGCAGGCGGAGTTCGTCCGGAAGTATGGGATCGGGCGTGTCTGTGAGACTCCCGAAGAGCTCGCCCAAGAGGCAGCTGCCCTCCTGTCGGACGAGAAGGCCCTGGGTCTACTTCGAAAAAACGCCGAGGCGGCGGCCTCCTCGCTGGCCTGGACGCAGGTCTTGAAACCGTTCTACGAACACGTGGCCGCTCTCCTGAGCCTTCGCGACGGGGAGCATGCGCGGGGTTGAGTTCGATACCCATGGCGTCTCTTGGTGCGCAAAGGGGATATCTCGTTCACCTTGAGCCTGCCGAGATGGCTTCCTTCGTCAAGAAGGACTACGAAATCCTCCAGTCGCGGTTCGAAATGCGTCGCCGCTTCTTCCGGGGAGCCCTTCACGCTCTTCCGGATCGGGCAGCGATCTACCTTGGAACACGTCAGTCGGCCTTTACCTTCAGCTGGTTTGCGTACCTACAGGCGTACTGGGCCGTGCAGTATTCGAAAAGATTGGCGAAGAAGTCGCTCGTCGTGCTGGGCGGTTTCGACGTCTGCGCGGACGAGGATCCGCACCTCCCAGATCGCTTGGACTCGGTTCGTTTCATTCTTCGAAATGCGGATGGCCTACTTGCAGTCTCAGAGAGAGTTCGACAGCAAGCCCTCGAAATTGAGCCGAAGGCTCAGATTTCGCTAGTCTACCAAGGGTTCGACTCCGAAAAGTATTCGGTCGGCAGCAAGGAGCCCATCGTTACTACGATTGGATACGTCCGGCGTGGGAATCTGGAACGCAAGGGATTGAAGGTTTTTGTGGAAGCCGCGGCAAGGCTTCCGAGGTTCAAGTTCTTCCTCGTGGGCGAGTGGCTCGATGATTCGATTCAGCACTTGAGGTCGATTGCCCCTCCGAACGTTTCATTTACCGGCTTTCTGCCAGAGCCGGACCTCATCAACTTGCTTCGTCGGACGAGCGTCTACGTACAAGCTTCGGCGCACGAGGGATTCGGGTGCTCGTTGGCCGAGGCGATGTTATCCGGCTGTGTGCCCGTCGTCAGCGATCGCGGTGCCATCCCTGAAGTTGTCGGGGACACTGGGACGTACATCGACCCTCGAGATCCCGAGAGTGTTGCGCGCGGCGTGGGCGAAGCGATGGCCCGAGTGGCGACCGGACCCTCGGCGCGGGAGAGAATCGCGACGTTGTTTCCACTGGAGCGCCGACGGAAGCTCCTTCTCGGGGCTGTTGAGGAAGTGCTAGGGTGACCCCGCCTACTAAACCGAGTGCCAGGTGATGACTCGAAGGTCTTCCTTGTATCTCCAAATTTCTACCCAAGTATCGGCGGCGTGGAAAGCCATCTAATCGAGCTCATTCAAGGTGTCTCCGACGTGGAATTTGCCGTCCTGGCGAATTGGCGTCCGGATGCGAACTGCGCTGCGGAGTTATTTCCGAACGTGGAATTTCATTACGCTTGGCCTTCCGACAGGTCCCTGAGGAGATGGCTCGCCTCGTCCAGAGTAACGGTGGGTCTTTATCGATCGATGAGAGCCACGTTCGAGCTCCTGCGGCTCATGAACCGTCGACAGTGGTTTCGGGAAGTCGCCGCCGACGTCGTTCACTTTCACTTCCTAGACCTGGATCAGGCGAGCCGACTGGCTCGAAGGCTTGGCGCGGCCTCCGCCATCCACGATTGGTGCGAGAAGTCAGTCGAACCGGTTGGAAGCAGTGCCGGTCTGCTACTCACGGACCACACAGTGTTTACATCGCCCTCAGAGATCGTGCCTGAGGAGGCTAAGGCCGCCCTTCTCGAGACATTCGGGAACATCGTGTCTGTCGATTCCAAGAGCTTCGAAGTCGTGAGAGCCTATCAAGCGGATCATCCGGGGAGAAGCTGGTTCATCCCTAATTCTGTTAACACGGACGTGTTCCATCCTTCGCGGCGGCTGCGCGATGCGTTTCGAGTAGGCTTCGCCGGCCGGGCTGGGAAACCCGGTGAAGGGATATTGGAAGAGGTGATACGCGAGCTCGGATCTTCTGTTGCCTGGCGGTTCGCTGCGGCGGGCGAGTTGCACGACGTGAGGCGGGGCGTGTCGGCGCGGGTTCGCGCGGAGGTTCGCGCAGATATCGAGCTCTTCCATAACCTCGACTACCTTCACATGCCGGAATTCTACTCGGCAATTGACGTCCTATTCAATCCGTTCCCCGGAGAGGGAGTTGGACGAACATCCCTGGAGGCGATGGCGTGTGGCGTTCCGGTTGTGGCGGTGGGGCGCGGCAACAAGTACCCGATTCAAAACGGAGAAACCGGGTACGTGTTGCCCCCAGATCCGAAGATTATTGCTGAGACGATTCTCGGCTTGCAGAAGGACCCCGAATTGACCGAAGCAATGGGAAGGAGGGCTCGGGCGACGGTGGAGCGCGAGTTTTCGAATCGGACGGTCCTTCCAACTCTGCGAGCCGTATATTCTCAGCTTGCTGATAGCGTCAGGGCCTGAGGAGAGCAGTTCTTGAGGGCCGTCGGGTTACGTGCCGTCACCCTTGCGACGCGCGTATGAGCAGCCTGAGATGTCGGCCGAGCCCGGCGTATACCTCGGGTTCAATTCGCTTGAGCGACACGAAGTACATGATCGTCCCGACGAGCGTGGCGGAACCGAGAACCACCACATCCTGCCCGCCGATCGAGTAGATAATTGACTTGAATGCAAAGGCAAGCCCCCCGGCAATCCCGGCAGCGACGACTGGGCCTCGTAGACGAACGGCCAATTCGCTAAACCGGAGCTGGAGAATCCGCGACGCCCAGAGGAGCGAGACTACCAGCGCAAATGGGACCGGGATCGTCATTGCAAGGGCGGTGCCGGCGATTCCAAACAGGATTGTGAAAGGTGGAAGGAGGCCGAGAGACCCGACTAAGATCATTGCATTGAGCCGCGGAATCGCGCCGGGCCGACCCATCGATGCGAACAGAGGCGTCGTGAATTCAACGACAGCTTTAGAAAACCCGTAGAAAGAAAGGATGATCAGGGGGAGTATCGAGGGTCTCCATATCGGCCCGAGCAGGACAAGGACGATTTCCGGGGCCATGACCGCTAGACCGAAAGATACCGGTGCGACGGTCGCGATCGCGTACCCGACGCTTTCGAGATAGCCTCGTCTTACCCGCGGCAAGTCCTCCTGAATCTTCGAGAGGGTCGGGAACAAAGCGGTGGCAGCCGAACCAGATACCATTGAAGAAAAGAGGCAAATGCTGTATGCGACCGCATAATACCCCAGCGTGGCGGTCCCCAAGATAAGGCCGACGGTGAAATTGTCGACGTTGGTCATCAAGAAGACCAAGACCGATGCTACGATGATGTGACGCGAGTATGCGAAAAGCGACTTCGCGACCGAACGGTCGAACCTGAATCGTGGGCGCCAGGGATACGCAACCGAGAGGCTCACCACCCAAACCATCTGCGACGCGATTAGGGCTACGATAAGAGACCAGAAGCCGAAACCTAGGATCGCGAGGCTGATCGCGACAACGGAGTTCGTGAATTGGTTGAGTAGGTTGGGGACAATCAACCGTCGATACGCGAGCTTGACAGTGAGTCTCGTAGTCGGAATGAGACTCCAGGGGCCGATGAGATACACGATGGCGAGCGCTTGAGTGGCGCCCGCAATCACGGGGTTCCCAAAAATCGAGGACCATGGTATCGCAAGCCCGAGTGTGGCCACGAGCAATGCGATGGAAATGATCGCCCGGAGCGACATCGCCACCTCGTACTCCTCATCCTTGGCAGAGTCCGCGCGCTCGATGAGGGCATAATCGAGGCCGAAGTTCCCGAGCGCGGACACGAACCCGATGAGGCCCGCTGCGAGAGCGAAGATGCCGAAATCCGCGGGAAACAGGACTCGAGCGAGGACGATTTTCGTCGCGACCGCGAAGCCTCTGCTCACCCATTGCATGGCGATGAGGATTGCAACGTTTTGCGCCGTCCGTGTTCGAACGGAACGGCCGCTCCCTTCTTCCCCGAATCCCGAATCGGCCATGACGTCCGCCCAGATTGTTTCAATTGAGCCTCTGGTTCCCGCTACCTAGCATCTGTTCGCGCCGGCTCTAAGGACGAGCCCACATCCGACGCAGTTCGAACCCGTCGGAGCGCACGCGATGTGGTAATACCGACCGCATGAACACCTTCTTCCCGGAATCGATAAGCTCATGCTTCTCTTGCACGTCCAGCAAAGAGTGCTGGGCGCAGAGCGTCCCACCTTGCGTGGATTCCCTTCGATTCCCGTTTGGGGTAGGAATCGAAAGAGAAGAGACCAGAAGAGGGCAATCCAAGCGAGAAAAATCAGCCATCCGGCGTATGAGTGGGCGATGAGCATGTGCTGCAGATCCGTCTCGCCAGTGTCCGTGTAGTAGCCGACCAGAATGATGACGACCATCCGCAGCACATTCGCGATGTACGATGTGATTAGCCCCAGCCCCAGGAAGACCCAGAGTCGCTTGGACGGTTTCTCATACTCCGTCATGACGAAGGCTGCAAACGCCGACGCGAAAATTCCGAAGGAGTAGATGCCCGAACAAGCTGTCGTGATTACGATGGTAACTTCAGCGCCTACATGCAACGGCACGAACGTAAGTCCGGGAGCGGTTGCACCGCTGACGGGATGAACCGTATTGGATACCCCGATCATCGAAAGGACCCCGCTGGTTTCGGGTGCCAGGGCAACCCATGAGTACACGTCCACTGAGCGCTGGAAGTCCTGGTAGAACGCCCTGGATAATAGGAGTGGCGCAACGAGGATGAGATTCAATAGAACGAAGAATGCCAGTACAAAATCCCGCTCCCGTGCATACTTGTCGGGGACCAGAGGGTGGACAAGAAGAGTCGCACCGAGTAGGATTGCAATCGTGTCCTCCGTGAGGAGTTGCGGGTTCGCGGATAGAAACACATTGTACGCGATATCGGTGAGGACAATCGCGGCTCCGAGGGCCGGAAAAACAGAGACCCGCCGATTGTCGAGTCGAAATCGGGAAAGGATCTTGTCAAAAATGTGATTCCGGCTGGGCTCCTTTTGGGTGGTCTGGGGCCATACTTGCCAGACGAAGATAGCACCCCCGAATGCGACAAGCGGAAGGGCCACCCATTCGAGGACAGAGCCTTTCGGGCGGTCGACGAGGAGCGCGACGCCTGCAAAAGTGGTAATAAGCGCCATGAGGACCATGGCTTTTCGTTGATTTGTCAGCGCCGCTGCAACCGATTTGAAAACCATGGCGCCCGTCGATTCCGACGAAGGTCGAGGATATAAGAAGCCTCGCGACTCGTTATCGAGAGCGCGAGAGGTAGGACGGTTCAAATAGCCTCGCCCGATACGACGCTCGGTCGGCCCATGAAGGTCGTCGGCGGCTCCGCGTCGGTCCCCCTCGCCCGAGGCATCGCGCGCGAGCTCTCCGCCGAGTACGTCGACGTGGCCTTCGAGAGGCACCCGGGCGGCTTCCCCGACGGAGAGCGATACGTCCGCCTCCTCGGCCCCGTCGCGGGCGAACATGTCGTCCTCGTGCAGACGACTCACCCGGACCCGATGATCGTCGAGATCCTCCTCCTCGCGGACGCGATCCGCGACGCGGGCGCACATCGACTCACGGCCGTCGTCCCGTATTTCGGCTACGGCCGGCAGGACAAGCGGTTCCTTGACGGCGAGGCGATTTCGGCGAAGACGATCGCGAAGCACCTTGCGGTCGACTGCGACGAACTCCTGACGATGGCGATCCCGGCCAACCCGCAGATCCTCCGGGCCTTCCCGCTCCCCACGCGCGAGGTGAGCGGCATGCCGGCGATTGGCCGCTACCTGAAGTCCGCGAAGGTCGACGTGCTCCTCGCGCCGGACGAGGGCGCGCTTCGGCTCGCGAAGGAGGCCTCGTCGATCGCGGGGGTCCCGTTCGACTTCCTCGTGAAGGAGCGCATCGACTCGTACACGGTCAAGATCGAGCCGAAAACCTTGGCCGTCCGGGGCAAGTCCGTGGCCATCGTCGACGACGTCATCTCGACGGGCGGAACGATTGCGATTGCCGCAAAGGAACTTCGCGGCCAAGGCGCCCGCCGGATTGTCGCCGCGTGCGTCCACGGCCTCTTCGTCGGACCTGCGGAGTCGAACCTGAAGGCGTGCGATGACGTGACCGCGACCGATACGGTCCAGTCCCGCCACACGAAGATCACTGTGGCGCCGGAGTTCGCCGCGGCGATCCGGGCCCTCGGGACGCCGTCCGGCTAGCTTGAGCGCAACGAGATGAAGTCCGGATGCGGGGGCCGCGTCATCGGAACCTAGGGGCTCAGGCTCGGATACTTCCGCCGGATTTCGGCCGCGAAGTC harbors:
- a CDS encoding glycosyltransferase family 4 protein — translated: MTNGLHSFVYREIRELRSHGVLVVMFPTRVGTGPYMPAKDWPVYRPTLVRVIGAHLRWVTADSRPYLKALFEATRMNSVIDFILAVSFAETILKCGLKQIHSHFGDHKLFIAYFCGLLTGLPVSATIHAYELYDNPNPRMFKHALSKIDAIVTIAEHNRSVLTDTWGAPAEKISVVPMFADIPPDPQHEPNGQGKVIILTVARLVEKKGHSTLLRAISRLPKNYEAWLVGSGPLNIEALAIRLGVADRVRILGRVSNAELDQLYRRADIFCLASETAGTGDREGIPVALMEAMAHALPVVATKHAGIPELVEEILVSERDPDQLSEALWRLGADAALRSKSGQRNYRIVQNRFSRDNVLLLKSIFESLVR
- a CDS encoding glycosyltransferase family 4 protein, which translates into the protein MPENFNRLDETARGSKIWWRTVHLIFVAAFIIQSIRRVTRLQRVSRPLVVHSHSASYCLLLGVLAKALGSPTAHTFHSPLDKPSASLARLLPRTDAVVFVSQALRTQFGSVGLQATNVVVIPGAVDTSRFHPPSVEERRAARTRIGAWLNDPTQRHILLFVGRVVPEKGVDVLIAACKEIFEADPQSSLLIVGPFGTDPSGKSFIARCQADIRTYALQGRVAMPGALSAEDVLAAYQAADILVCPSSWPEPASVAVSEGMACGLPVIASRVGGLHERIDEGVTGLLVPPNDPGALAKEVLRVLKDPDLGRTLAREARTKALRDLDGRMLCARHLELYSSLIDAMHPESKQRG
- a CDS encoding glycosyltransferase, translating into MISEFIDSHSAATAAGTRIHALREFFTDRGWDVLLVVPRDEESAEETSRNDGRVRRLTTYETRRQQLQSPAAVIAFPLSIREYVNSFREFRPDIVVISGYSPFILMEPLLVAKLLRIPVVFDVLDSWILLGEFHPGRIRNWLRRSIERFALSRGNLVVGVTKTQLGLLADRYRLNSQTLMLVPRGADLSTRSDAGVRPDYDIIHVGPPRDYYDNDGMLQFLARLSSLRRSLRVLFLGIEEGPVKAKLERDLAAHGLTGNADLRPPVPWSEVARWTCRAKSGLVALTRNPLYKAAVSTKAYDYLVAGIPILFLGPSDSEQAEFVRKYGIGRVCETPEELAQEAAALLSDEKALGLLRKNAEAAASSLAWTQVLKPFYEHVAALLSLRDGEHARG
- a CDS encoding glycosyltransferase; translation: MASFVKKDYEILQSRFEMRRRFFRGALHALPDRAAIYLGTRQSAFTFSWFAYLQAYWAVQYSKRLAKKSLVVLGGFDVCADEDPHLPDRLDSVRFILRNADGLLAVSERVRQQALEIEPKAQISLVYQGFDSEKYSVGSKEPIVTTIGYVRRGNLERKGLKVFVEAAARLPRFKFFLVGEWLDDSIQHLRSIAPPNVSFTGFLPEPDLINLLRRTSVYVQASAHEGFGCSLAEAMLSGCVPVVSDRGAIPEVVGDTGTYIDPRDPESVARGVGEAMARVATGPSARERIATLFPLERRRKLLLGAVEEVLG
- a CDS encoding glycosyltransferase family 4 protein, with product MRATFELLRLMNRRQWFREVAADVVHFHFLDLDQASRLARRLGAASAIHDWCEKSVEPVGSSAGLLLTDHTVFTSPSEIVPEEAKAALLETFGNIVSVDSKSFEVVRAYQADHPGRSWFIPNSVNTDVFHPSRRLRDAFRVGFAGRAGKPGEGILEEVIRELGSSVAWRFAAAGELHDVRRGVSARVRAEVRADIELFHNLDYLHMPEFYSAIDVLFNPFPGEGVGRTSLEAMACGVPVVAVGRGNKYPIQNGETGYVLPPDPKIIAETILGLQKDPELTEAMGRRARATVEREFSNRTVLPTLRAVYSQLADSVRA
- a CDS encoding lipopolysaccharide biosynthesis protein, with translation MADSGFGEEGSGRSVRTRTAQNVAILIAMQWVSRGFAVATKIVLARVLFPADFGIFALAAGLIGFVSALGNFGLDYALIERADSAKDEEYEVAMSLRAIISIALLVATLGLAIPWSSIFGNPVIAGATQALAIVYLIGPWSLIPTTRLTVKLAYRRLIVPNLLNQFTNSVVAISLAILGFGFWSLIVALIASQMVWVVSLSVAYPWRPRFRFDRSVAKSLFAYSRHIIVASVLVFLMTNVDNFTVGLILGTATLGYYAVAYSICLFSSMVSGSAATALFPTLSKIQEDLPRVRRGYLESVGYAIATVAPVSFGLAVMAPEIVLVLLGPIWRPSILPLIILSFYGFSKAVVEFTTPLFASMGRPGAIPRLNAMILVGSLGLLPPFTILFGIAGTALAMTIPVPFALVVSLLWASRILQLRFSELAVRLRGPVVAAGIAGGLAFAFKSIIYSIGGQDVVVLGSATLVGTIMYFVSLKRIEPEVYAGLGRHLRLLIRASQG
- a CDS encoding archaeosortase/exosortase family protein, whose amino-acid sequence is MVLMALITTFAGVALLVDRPKGSVLEWVALPLVAFGGAIFVWQVWPQTTQKEPSRNHIFDKILSRFRLDNRRVSVFPALGAAIVLTDIAYNVFLSANPQLLTEDTIAILLGATLLVHPLVPDKYARERDFVLAFFVLLNLILVAPLLLSRAFYQDFQRSVDVYSWVALAPETSGVLSMIGVSNTVHPVSGATAPGLTFVPLHVGAEVTIVITTACSGIYSFGIFASAFAAFVMTEYEKPSKRLWVFLGLGLITSYIANVLRMVVIILVGYYTDTGETDLQHMLIAHSYAGWLIFLAWIALFWSLLFRFLPQTGIEGNPRKVGRSAPSTLCWTCKRSMSLSIPGRRCSCGRYYHIACAPTGSNCVGCGLVLRAGANRC
- the prs gene encoding ribose-phosphate diphosphokinase, with the protein product MKVVGGSASVPLARGIARELSAEYVDVAFERHPGGFPDGERYVRLLGPVAGEHVVLVQTTHPDPMIVEILLLADAIRDAGAHRLTAVVPYFGYGRQDKRFLDGEAISAKTIAKHLAVDCDELLTMAIPANPQILRAFPLPTREVSGMPAIGRYLKSAKVDVLLAPDEGALRLAKEASSIAGVPFDFLVKERIDSYTVKIEPKTLAVRGKSVAIVDDVISTGGTIAIAAKELRGQGARRIVAACVHGLFVGPAESNLKACDDVTATDTVQSRHTKITVAPEFAAAIRALGTPSG